In Microbulbifer celer, a single window of DNA contains:
- a CDS encoding MlaC/ttg2D family ABC transporter substrate-binding protein, with product MSARILPVSSVSARLFQAVIAVFLFCSWGPVASAAQNPYSMIEGVSSDLLGVIRSNGQHLKSNPQRYYSAVDRVLEPVVDFNFIARGVMGRYAKQATPDQRARFAKAFRRDLVATFARGVATFGDLDVKVVNPGSAPSGNRVNVLQEVRSNEGLTKVSYTLVRNRSGQWKLINVILNGVNLGKTFRGQFAQSMQANGGDIDKVIASWSAADKVAGEVG from the coding sequence GTGAGCGCACGTATTTTGCCAGTTTCATCCGTTTCTGCTCGCCTGTTTCAGGCAGTGATTGCCGTTTTCCTGTTCTGTAGTTGGGGGCCAGTGGCCAGTGCGGCACAGAACCCTTATTCGATGATTGAAGGGGTTTCCAGCGATCTGCTGGGCGTTATCCGTTCGAATGGGCAGCATCTGAAATCCAACCCGCAGCGCTATTACAGTGCAGTGGATCGGGTGCTGGAACCGGTGGTGGACTTCAATTTTATCGCCCGCGGTGTGATGGGGCGCTACGCCAAGCAGGCGACCCCGGATCAGCGCGCGCGCTTTGCCAAGGCTTTCCGTCGCGATCTGGTAGCTACTTTTGCCCGTGGTGTGGCGACGTTTGGTGACCTGGACGTGAAGGTGGTTAACCCGGGCTCGGCGCCCAGCGGCAATCGCGTCAATGTATTGCAGGAAGTGCGTAGCAATGAGGGGTTGACCAAGGTCTCCTATACCCTGGTGCGCAATCGCAGTGGCCAGTGGAAGCTGATCAATGTGATCCTCAATGGTGTCAATCTGGGTAAAACCTTCCGCGGCCAGTTTGCCCAGTCAATGCAGGCTAACGGCGGCGATATAGACAAGGTAATTGCCAGTTGGTCGGCGGCTGACAAAGTTGCTGGCGAAGTGGGCTGA
- a CDS encoding BolA family protein, with the protein MQPEQIKALIEGQIPGSQVDVAFEGSHLQLTVVSAAFSGLSRLKKQQMVYGALSEKIADGTLHAVQMKTLTPEEAGQ; encoded by the coding sequence ATGCAACCAGAACAGATTAAAGCCCTGATCGAAGGGCAGATTCCCGGAAGCCAGGTCGATGTTGCCTTTGAAGGCAGCCACCTGCAATTGACCGTTGTAAGCGCCGCATTCTCCGGCCTCAGCCGCCTGAAAAAGCAACAGATGGTCTACGGCGCGCTTTCCGAGAAAATTGCTGACGGCACACTGCACGCCGTACAGATGAAAACCCTGACCCCCGAAGAAGCCGGACAGTAA
- the murA gene encoding UDP-N-acetylglucosamine 1-carboxyvinyltransferase, with protein MDKLIIEGGSPISGTLKISGAKNSALPILAAALLPDGPVRIQNLPHLNDITTMITLLRCMGTEVTVDENLGVEIDPRSVNELTAPYELVKTMRASILVLGPLLARHGVANVSFPGGCAIGSRPVDIHLKGLEAMGAEITIDEGFIRARSNGRLKGANIVMEKVTVGGTENLLMAAVLAEGTTLLHNAAREPEIVDLAEFLIAMGADIEGAGTDTIRVNGVDRLHPCTYAVMPDRIETGTFLAAAAAARGKVRLTHARADTLDAVLAKFEEAGANLSIGDNWIELDMKGNRPKAVSFRTAPYPAFPTDMQSQFMAMNAVAEGKGTVVETIFENRLIQVHELNRMGANIVLEGNTAIVSGVEKLKGAPVMASDLRASASLVIAGMIAEGTTTVDRIYHIDRGYECIEEKLRQLGANIRRVPG; from the coding sequence ATGGATAAACTGATTATCGAAGGGGGCAGCCCCATCTCCGGAACGCTGAAAATTTCCGGAGCCAAGAATTCCGCGCTGCCCATTCTGGCAGCGGCGCTGTTGCCGGATGGGCCGGTACGGATCCAGAACCTGCCCCATCTCAATGACATCACCACCATGATCACCCTGCTGCGGTGCATGGGAACCGAGGTTACTGTCGACGAAAACCTGGGGGTAGAGATCGATCCCCGTTCCGTCAATGAGCTCACAGCACCCTACGAGCTGGTGAAAACCATGCGCGCCTCGATTCTGGTGCTAGGGCCGTTGCTGGCCCGCCACGGGGTGGCCAATGTGTCGTTTCCCGGTGGCTGTGCTATCGGCAGTCGTCCGGTAGATATTCACCTCAAGGGGCTGGAGGCCATGGGGGCGGAAATCACCATCGATGAAGGGTTTATCCGCGCGCGCAGTAATGGCCGCCTCAAGGGCGCCAATATCGTGATGGAGAAAGTCACCGTTGGCGGCACCGAGAACCTGCTGATGGCAGCTGTGCTCGCTGAGGGGACCACGCTTTTACACAATGCCGCGCGTGAGCCGGAGATTGTTGACCTGGCGGAGTTCCTGATCGCCATGGGTGCGGACATTGAAGGCGCCGGCACCGACACCATTCGTGTCAATGGCGTGGATCGCCTGCACCCCTGCACTTACGCGGTCATGCCGGATCGGATTGAGACGGGTACCTTTCTTGCCGCCGCCGCGGCGGCCCGTGGTAAGGTGCGCCTGACGCACGCCCGCGCAGACACACTGGATGCCGTGCTGGCCAAGTTTGAGGAGGCTGGCGCCAACCTCAGTATCGGTGACAACTGGATTGAACTGGACATGAAGGGCAATCGGCCCAAGGCCGTCAGTTTCCGCACCGCGCCCTATCCCGCCTTTCCCACCGACATGCAGTCGCAGTTTATGGCAATGAATGCCGTGGCCGAGGGCAAAGGCACGGTAGTTGAGACTATCTTTGAAAATCGCCTGATTCAGGTACATGAGCTGAACCGCATGGGGGCGAATATCGTTCTCGAGGGGAACACGGCGATTGTCTCCGGGGTGGAGAAGCTCAAGGGAGCGCCGGTGATGGCGTCGGACCTGCGAGCATCTGCCAGCCTGGTGATTGCGGGGATGATTGCGGAAGGGACCACTACGGTGGACCGGATTTACCATATCGACCGTGGCTATGAGTGTATTGAAGAAAAGTTGCGCCAGCTGGGCGCGAATATTCGTCGTGTCCCCGGGTGA
- the hisG gene encoding ATP phosphoribosyltransferase has product MQITIALTKGRILKETLPLLAEAGLEPAEDISTSRKLIFPTNQPHVRLLILRGSDVPTYVQHGAADIGVAGKDNLLEHDDSNIYEPLDLNIARCRLMTAGIKGASLPQGRIKVATKFVQSAKQFYAAQGRQADIIKLYGAMELAPLMDLADEIVDIVDTGNTLKANGLEARDSIAEISSRLIVNKASMKMKYAPISELIERLSAAVAARSAQDL; this is encoded by the coding sequence ATGCAGATCACAATCGCTCTGACCAAGGGCCGGATCCTCAAGGAAACCTTGCCGTTGTTGGCGGAGGCCGGGCTGGAGCCCGCCGAGGATATCTCTACCAGCCGCAAGCTGATTTTTCCTACCAACCAGCCGCACGTGCGGTTGCTGATCCTGCGCGGGTCCGACGTACCCACTTACGTTCAGCATGGCGCGGCGGATATCGGGGTTGCCGGCAAGGATAATCTGCTGGAGCACGACGACAGCAATATTTACGAGCCCCTGGATCTCAATATTGCCCGTTGCCGATTGATGACAGCGGGTATCAAAGGCGCATCCCTGCCTCAGGGACGTATCAAGGTGGCGACCAAGTTCGTGCAGTCCGCGAAACAGTTTTACGCGGCGCAGGGGCGTCAGGCGGATATCATCAAACTCTATGGCGCCATGGAGTTGGCGCCGCTGATGGATCTGGCCGACGAAATTGTCGATATCGTGGATACCGGCAATACCCTCAAGGCCAATGGATTGGAAGCGCGCGACAGTATTGCCGAGATCAGCAGTCGACTGATCGTCAATAAAGCGTCCATGAAGATGAAATATGCGCCTATCAGCGAGTTGATCGAGCGACTGTCTGCGGCAGTGGCCGCGAGAAGCGCGCAGGACCTCTGA
- the hisD gene encoding histidinol dehydrogenase, translating into MMSKTIRRLDASSRDFSTQLDALLAWESVADSAVEATVAEILQQVRARGDAAVIEYTNRFDRRQLTTAREFCLDKSALTAALERIPAESRQALQSAADRVRSYHEHQLQASWQYQEEDGTVLGQQISPMERVGIYVPGGKASYPSSVLMNAIPAKVAGVDCVSMVVPAPDDQLNDLVLAAAAIAGVDEVFTIGGAQAVAALAYGSESIGRVDKIVGPGNIFVAAAKRAVFGQVAIDMIAGPSEILVICDGKTDPDWIAMDLLSQAEHDEQAQSILLSPNAAFLDAVAVSLEKLLAELPRREIAAQSIRERGALIQVSDIAQAIEVSNRIAPEHLEVSVDAPEQYLPQIRHAGAIFLGRHTAEALGDYCAGPNHVLPTSGTARFSSPLGVYDFQKRSSIIFCSPEGADKLGRIASTLARGEGLDAHARSAEYRVAED; encoded by the coding sequence ATGATGAGCAAAACCATTCGTCGACTGGACGCCTCCAGTCGGGATTTTTCCACACAACTCGACGCACTTCTGGCCTGGGAGTCTGTGGCGGATTCTGCCGTTGAGGCCACGGTAGCGGAGATTCTTCAACAGGTGCGCGCTCGCGGCGATGCCGCGGTCATCGAGTACACCAATCGGTTCGATCGCCGCCAACTGACAACGGCGCGGGAGTTCTGCCTTGATAAGTCGGCACTAACCGCGGCACTGGAGCGGATTCCCGCTGAGTCGCGGCAGGCCCTGCAGTCTGCCGCAGACCGGGTGCGCAGCTATCACGAGCATCAGCTGCAGGCTTCCTGGCAGTATCAGGAGGAGGACGGCACCGTGCTCGGGCAGCAGATTTCGCCCATGGAGCGAGTGGGGATCTACGTGCCCGGCGGCAAGGCGAGTTACCCATCTTCCGTGTTGATGAACGCGATTCCCGCCAAAGTGGCGGGGGTGGACTGCGTGTCCATGGTGGTGCCAGCGCCGGACGACCAGCTCAATGACCTGGTGTTGGCGGCGGCCGCGATTGCCGGTGTAGACGAAGTGTTTACCATTGGCGGCGCCCAGGCGGTGGCGGCACTGGCTTACGGCAGTGAGTCGATTGGCCGTGTCGACAAGATCGTGGGCCCCGGCAACATTTTTGTTGCCGCAGCCAAGCGGGCGGTTTTCGGGCAGGTCGCTATCGATATGATTGCGGGCCCGTCAGAGATTCTGGTGATTTGCGATGGAAAAACCGATCCGGATTGGATTGCCATGGATCTGTTGTCCCAGGCGGAGCACGACGAGCAGGCGCAATCGATTCTGTTGAGCCCCAATGCCGCATTTCTCGATGCGGTTGCGGTGTCGCTGGAAAAGCTGTTGGCAGAACTGCCGCGTCGGGAAATTGCGGCGCAGTCCATTCGCGAGCGCGGTGCCCTGATCCAGGTGTCGGATATTGCGCAGGCGATCGAAGTCTCTAACCGCATTGCGCCGGAGCACCTGGAAGTTTCGGTCGATGCGCCGGAGCAGTATCTCCCCCAGATTCGCCACGCGGGCGCTATCTTCCTCGGCCGCCACACCGCAGAAGCTCTGGGGGATTACTGTGCGGGGCCCAACCACGTTCTGCCAACCAGCGGTACTGCGCGGTTCTCCTCACCACTCGGGGTCTACGACTTCCAGAAACGTAGCTCCATTATCTTCTGCTCCCCGGAAGGTGCGGACAAACTGGGGCGGATCGCCAGTACCCTCGCCAGAGGAGAGGGGCTGGATGCGCATGCGCGTTCGGCGGAATACCGGGTCGCCGAGGATTGA
- a CDS encoding S1C family serine protease, with product MQIQRFLQDWAIPAVIGLAVAGALLILFPHLRGQTAAPTPSEARAPLSYASAVNLAGPAVVNIYTNQRLPQRRHPMANHPMYRRLLDQLNIPQQERLQSNLGSGVIVNDEGYILTNHHLIYGAEAIKVLLADGREAPVKFVGSDADFDLAVLKIDMSALTTIEVGDPENAQVGDVVLAIGNPFGLGQTVTQGIISATGRDLNGVQSFIQTDAAVNPGNSGGALVDARGKLLGINTSILNQSDSAGGISFAIPANIALKIMQDIIEFGRVVPGWLGIEAQTLNPLLARSFNLASTNGVIVTSIYNDGPAHLAGLQPGDVITHINDTPINDGKHGVAAMATLRPGETVTITFIRDQEVHTTKATVSERPEPQKRS from the coding sequence GTGCAAATACAACGATTTCTGCAAGACTGGGCCATTCCGGCTGTTATAGGATTGGCCGTCGCAGGAGCCTTGCTGATACTTTTCCCCCACTTGCGCGGCCAGACCGCGGCCCCCACCCCGAGTGAAGCACGGGCCCCGCTATCCTATGCCAGCGCGGTCAACCTGGCCGGGCCGGCAGTGGTCAATATCTATACCAATCAACGCCTGCCCCAGCGCCGTCACCCGATGGCCAACCATCCCATGTACCGGCGCCTGCTGGACCAACTGAACATCCCTCAGCAGGAACGCCTGCAGTCCAATCTCGGCTCGGGTGTTATCGTCAATGATGAGGGCTACATTCTCACCAACCACCACCTGATTTACGGTGCCGAGGCAATCAAGGTACTGCTGGCAGACGGACGGGAAGCACCGGTCAAATTCGTCGGTTCAGATGCAGACTTTGACCTGGCGGTGTTGAAGATCGACATGTCGGCACTCACCACCATCGAGGTGGGTGATCCGGAAAACGCTCAGGTAGGGGATGTGGTGCTGGCGATCGGCAACCCCTTCGGCCTCGGGCAAACCGTCACACAAGGTATTATCAGCGCCACCGGGCGGGACCTGAACGGGGTTCAGAGCTTTATTCAGACAGACGCGGCGGTGAACCCCGGCAACTCCGGTGGCGCACTGGTCGATGCCCGGGGCAAGCTGCTGGGCATCAACACTTCGATTCTGAACCAGTCCGACTCCGCCGGCGGGATCAGCTTCGCCATTCCCGCCAATATCGCCCTGAAAATCATGCAGGACATTATCGAGTTCGGGCGCGTGGTGCCGGGCTGGCTGGGGATCGAGGCACAAACACTGAACCCGCTGCTGGCGCGCTCCTTCAACCTGGCCTCCACCAATGGCGTGATTGTGACATCAATTTACAACGACGGGCCGGCGCACCTGGCCGGACTGCAACCCGGAGATGTGATCACCCATATCAATGACACCCCGATCAACGACGGCAAACACGGTGTCGCGGCGATGGCCACCTTGCGCCCGGGGGAGACCGTGACCATCACCTTTATCCGCGATCAGGAAGTCCACACCACCAAAGCCACCGTATCGGAGCGACCTGAACCTCAGAAGAGAAGCTGA
- the sat gene encoding sulfate adenylyltransferase — MSLVRPHGSEELQPRFVYDSERHQQLMHEAESLPSIVVSSAAAANAVMLGAGYFNPLQGYMNLADALSVAESLHTADGLFWPVPVVNVVEDASAIAGAKRIALRDPNVEGNPVIAVMDVEAIETIDDAQMSTIVEQVYGTQDDKHPGVAAFKSAGRQVISGPIEVLNFSYFQTDFPDTFRTAVEIRNEFAEHGWSKVVAFQTRNPMHRAHEELCKMALEGVGADGVLIHMLLGKLKAGDIPAPVRDASIRKMVEVYFPKNSVMVTGYGFDMLYAGPREAVLHAVFRQNCGCSHLIVGRDHAGVGDYYGAFDAQTIFDEKVPEGALEIEIFRADHTAYSKKLNKVVMMRDVPDHTKEDFILLSGTKVREMLGNGVAPPPEFSRPEVAQILMDYYQSL, encoded by the coding sequence ATGTCCCTGGTTCGTCCACACGGCAGTGAAGAGCTGCAACCCCGGTTTGTCTACGACAGCGAGCGCCACCAACAGTTGATGCACGAGGCGGAGTCCCTGCCGTCCATCGTGGTCAGTTCTGCGGCGGCGGCCAATGCCGTAATGCTGGGTGCCGGCTACTTCAACCCGCTGCAGGGCTACATGAACCTGGCGGATGCCCTGAGTGTGGCGGAGTCCCTGCACACCGCGGACGGTCTGTTCTGGCCGGTACCAGTAGTGAATGTGGTTGAAGATGCTTCCGCCATCGCTGGTGCCAAGCGCATCGCCCTGCGCGACCCGAACGTCGAAGGCAATCCGGTCATTGCGGTGATGGATGTGGAAGCCATCGAGACCATCGACGACGCGCAAATGAGTACCATCGTCGAGCAGGTATACGGCACCCAGGACGACAAGCACCCCGGTGTTGCGGCGTTCAAGAGCGCTGGCCGCCAGGTTATTTCGGGTCCGATCGAAGTGCTGAATTTCAGCTACTTCCAGACTGACTTTCCGGACACTTTTCGCACTGCCGTCGAGATTCGCAACGAGTTTGCCGAACACGGTTGGAGCAAGGTAGTTGCCTTCCAGACCCGCAACCCAATGCACCGTGCGCACGAAGAACTGTGCAAAATGGCGCTGGAAGGAGTAGGTGCCGATGGCGTGCTGATCCACATGCTGCTGGGTAAGCTGAAAGCCGGTGATATTCCCGCTCCGGTGCGCGATGCATCCATCCGCAAGATGGTGGAGGTTTACTTCCCGAAAAATTCCGTCATGGTGACCGGTTACGGTTTCGATATGCTGTATGCGGGCCCTCGCGAAGCGGTGCTGCACGCGGTATTCCGCCAGAATTGTGGCTGTAGCCACCTGATCGTCGGTCGCGACCACGCCGGCGTGGGTGATTACTACGGCGCCTTCGACGCCCAGACCATTTTCGATGAGAAGGTACCGGAAGGGGCACTGGAGATTGAAATCTTCCGCGCCGACCACACCGCCTACTCCAAGAAGCTGAACAAGGTAGTGATGATGCGCGATGTGCCGGATCACACCAAAGAGGACTTCATCCTGCTGTCTGGCACCAAAGTGCGCGAGATGCTGGGTAACGGTGTGGCACCGCCCCCGGAGTTCTCTCGTCCGGAAGTGGCGCAGATTCTGATGGATTACTATCAGAGCCTGTGA
- a CDS encoding YhcB family protein, whose translation MHSTSVLILVGVLGLVLGALLAFLATRNRQNAVDRTQELELRLKEANTKLEDFQQQVNEHFDQTSQLVNNLTHSYREVHEYLANSAMRLSSQDIGRQMLEAGSGQLSENDDNLSVLPPRDWAPKEPGTTGTLSEEFGLDKEPASIGDTEQVVNR comes from the coding sequence GTGCACTCAACGTCGGTTTTGATTCTGGTAGGTGTTCTCGGGCTGGTCCTGGGCGCCCTGCTGGCATTTCTCGCCACTCGCAATCGCCAAAATGCGGTTGATCGCACCCAGGAACTGGAGCTCCGCCTCAAAGAGGCCAACACCAAGCTGGAGGACTTCCAGCAACAGGTCAACGAGCACTTCGACCAGACATCGCAACTGGTCAACAACCTGACTCACAGTTATCGCGAAGTGCACGAGTACCTGGCCAACAGCGCCATGCGCCTGTCCAGTCAGGACATCGGCCGCCAGATGCTGGAAGCCGGAAGCGGGCAGCTGAGTGAAAACGATGACAACCTGAGCGTCCTCCCCCCGCGGGACTGGGCCCCGAAGGAGCCTGGCACCACTGGCACACTCTCGGAAGAGTTTGGCCTCGACAAAGAGCCCGCTTCTATTGGCGACACCGAGCAGGTGGTCAATCGCTAA
- the zapE gene encoding cell division protein ZapE, with the protein MVANTDGPLTPMQRYERDLQRPDFVADPAQRAAVEELQDLYLRLVERSESRGRKGFLSGLRARLRGVEPPETGLYFWGGVGRGKTYLMDAFFEALPFARKQRTHFHRFMRDVHRQLKALAGEKNPLEKVADRVADRAQVLCFDEFFVSDITDAMILANLLEALFARGVTLVATSNIQPQGLYKDGLQRARFLPAIDLLLRHTKVINVDNGVDYRLRALEMAELYHSPLDEAAQQSLESSFHSLMVEGCEVRELVTLDIEGRPIVAEKVADDLAWFEFSELCDGPRSQNDYIELAREFQTVLVANVPQFNERSESQARRFINLVDEFYDRCVKMVISAAAPVGELYAGRHLTFEFERTVSRLQEMQSREYLAREHRPE; encoded by the coding sequence ATGGTCGCGAATACGGACGGTCCACTCACGCCGATGCAGCGCTACGAGCGGGATCTGCAGCGCCCGGACTTTGTTGCTGACCCCGCGCAGCGCGCGGCGGTAGAGGAGCTTCAGGACCTGTATCTACGCCTCGTTGAGCGCAGTGAGAGCAGGGGGCGCAAAGGGTTTCTGTCGGGGCTGCGGGCGAGATTGCGCGGTGTCGAGCCCCCTGAAACGGGGCTTTATTTCTGGGGTGGCGTCGGCCGTGGCAAGACCTACCTGATGGATGCATTTTTCGAGGCATTGCCGTTTGCGCGCAAACAGCGCACGCACTTCCACCGTTTCATGCGCGATGTGCATCGTCAATTGAAGGCGCTGGCGGGCGAGAAAAACCCTCTGGAAAAAGTGGCAGATCGCGTCGCCGATCGGGCTCAGGTGTTGTGTTTTGACGAGTTCTTCGTCTCCGATATCACCGACGCCATGATTCTTGCCAATCTGCTGGAGGCCCTGTTCGCGCGTGGCGTTACCCTGGTAGCGACTTCCAATATCCAACCGCAGGGTCTGTATAAGGATGGTTTGCAGCGGGCACGCTTTCTGCCGGCCATTGATCTCCTGTTGCGTCACACGAAAGTCATCAACGTGGACAACGGGGTGGATTATCGTCTGCGCGCACTGGAAATGGCGGAGCTCTACCACAGCCCGCTGGATGAGGCCGCACAGCAGAGCCTCGAAAGCAGTTTTCACAGCCTGATGGTAGAGGGCTGTGAGGTGCGCGAGCTGGTGACGCTGGATATCGAGGGGCGACCTATTGTCGCCGAGAAGGTTGCCGACGATCTGGCCTGGTTCGAGTTTTCAGAACTGTGTGATGGCCCTCGGTCACAAAATGATTACATTGAGTTGGCGCGGGAATTCCAGACGGTATTGGTCGCCAATGTGCCGCAGTTTAACGAGCGCTCGGAGAGTCAGGCGCGCCGTTTTATCAATCTGGTGGATGAGTTCTACGACCGCTGCGTGAAGATGGTGATTTCAGCAGCGGCCCCGGTGGGGGAGTTGTATGCCGGTCGCCATTTGACATTTGAGTTCGAGCGCACGGTCAGTCGCCTGCAGGAGATGCAGTCCCGGGAGTATCTTGCCCGCGAGCACCGGCCCGAGTGA
- the rplM gene encoding 50S ribosomal protein L13, translating into MKTYSAKPEAVTRDWYIVDAADKTLGRISAEIAHRLRGKHKPEYTPHVDTGDYIVVINAEKVRVTGNKAKDKIYHSHSGYPGGLKSISFEKLIDKAPERTIQSAVKGMLPKGPLGRAMFKKLKVYKGSEHPHTAQQPIELSI; encoded by the coding sequence ATGAAGACTTACAGTGCCAAGCCGGAAGCGGTCACTCGCGACTGGTATATTGTTGACGCTGCGGACAAGACTCTCGGCCGTATTTCCGCCGAGATTGCTCACCGCCTGCGTGGCAAGCACAAGCCTGAATATACGCCCCACGTGGACACCGGTGACTACATCGTAGTGATCAACGCCGAGAAGGTTCGCGTGACCGGCAATAAGGCCAAAGACAAGATCTACCACAGCCACTCCGGCTACCCCGGTGGTCTTAAATCCATCAGCTTTGAGAAGCTGATCGACAAGGCGCCTGAGCGCACTATCCAAAGTGCGGTTAAAGGCATGCTCCCTAAAGGTCCGCTGGGCCGCGCCATGTTCAAGAAATTGAAGGTGTACAAGGGTAGCGAGCATCCTCACACGGCTCAGCAGCCGATTGAACTGTCGATCTAA
- the rpsI gene encoding 30S ribosomal protein S9, translating to MATTQYYGTGRRKTSTARVFIQQGEGKISVNGRTLDEFFGREVARMIVRQPLELTDMVDKFDINVTVKGGGSFGQAGAIRHGLTRALMQYDESLRQPLRAAGYVTRDARAVERKKVGLRKARKKPQFSKR from the coding sequence ATGGCAACTACTCAATATTACGGTACCGGCCGTCGCAAGACCTCCACTGCTCGCGTATTTATCCAGCAGGGTGAGGGCAAAATCAGCGTCAACGGTCGTACTCTGGACGAATTCTTTGGTCGTGAAGTGGCTCGCATGATCGTGCGTCAGCCGCTGGAGCTGACCGACATGGTGGATAAATTTGACATTAACGTCACTGTGAAAGGTGGTGGTTCTTTCGGTCAGGCGGGTGCGATCCGTCACGGCCTGACCCGCGCCCTGATGCAGTACGACGAGTCTCTGCGTCAGCCGCTGCGCGCTGCTGGTTACGTGACTCGCGACGCGCGTGCCGTTGAACGGAAGAAAGTCGGTCTGCGCAAAGCGCGTAAGAAGCCGCAATTCTCCAAGCGTTAA
- the petA gene encoding ubiquinol-cytochrome c reductase iron-sulfur subunit has protein sequence MSDDGVNVGRRRFLTAATSVVGGAGAVGVAVPFVASWNPSAKAKAAGAPVKYNISKLEPGQMVTVEWRGKPVYVVRRTQESLDNLSKVDPLLRDPKSEESKQPAYVNPENRAIKPQTLVLVGLCTHLGCAPMYRPEVGAADLGGDDWMGGFFCPCHGSKYDMAGRVYKGVPAPTNLDVPPYSYEGDDVILIGVDQEGSA, from the coding sequence ATGAGTGATGACGGTGTAAATGTGGGGCGTCGCCGGTTCCTGACCGCTGCCACCTCTGTAGTAGGTGGTGCAGGTGCGGTTGGTGTCGCAGTACCTTTTGTCGCCTCCTGGAATCCGAGTGCCAAGGCCAAGGCTGCCGGCGCTCCGGTCAAATATAATATCAGCAAGCTTGAACCGGGCCAGATGGTTACCGTCGAATGGCGGGGCAAGCCTGTGTACGTTGTACGCCGTACGCAAGAGTCGCTGGATAATCTCTCCAAAGTGGATCCGCTATTGCGCGATCCCAAATCAGAAGAGTCCAAGCAGCCGGCGTACGTCAATCCGGAAAATCGCGCGATCAAACCGCAGACCCTGGTGCTGGTCGGCCTCTGCACCCACTTGGGCTGCGCGCCCATGTATCGCCCTGAAGTCGGCGCTGCGGACCTGGGCGGTGATGACTGGATGGGCGGGTTCTTCTGTCCCTGTCACGGCTCCAAATACGATATGGCGGGCCGCGTTTATAAAGGCGTACCCGCGCCGACCAATCTGGATGTTCCGCCTTACTCCTATGAGGGCGATGACGTCATTCTAATCGGCGTAGATCAGGAGGGCAGCGCATGA